TTAATCAAGACACTTTTTGCCCACAACTAAGAACAAAAGCACATAACACAATGCCTACCCTTTTGTGTTCTTGAGGGTTTATATATTTTCGTTTATTTCTTTGTACATTAAAGAATTCTATTcattctaaaatttttaagtcTATTGGTTCAAAACACGACTGTATTTAATTAAGAGAGGGAACATTATGGACCGAACTAAGAGGCGAAAAATAGAGAAGGAGGCTTCCTTACTAAATGAAAGAAACAACCTTTTGGAAAGTGATTTCGCCAATTGCTACCGTGCATTCCAGCACCAACTCAAGCTAGACCAGCAGATATGGCGTGGACCAGAGGACGAGTTAAATCGGCTAAAGTCTACTATTTATCCTGTCGTTTTTTGGGTTGATGGATCTGAGAAACTACATGCATATAGTTTTactcaaagaaaaatttcattgGCCAAAAACTTGATTCCTTTGTTTTCTGTCGACTTGAATAAGGATACTTACTCTGCTTTAAAAGCACCTCTCAAAATTTGGAGTAAGCTTTGGGAGGATAATAGGCGGCTGaagaaaattataaaatacaCATCTTATGTTACTGTAAAAGGATCCGAGTTAATTTTGTCGTTTGGCATTTCCATACTCGACTCTTTTCTTGCCCCTCAAGATGCGATTCTTTCATCTGGATCATCTTCCTCATACACTGCTTTACTAGACTATACGTTCCTTCCGTCTGAAGATGAGGAATATTCTTGTTTAGATATTAACACTGCACTATTTTACGATTGTGCAAGAAAATTGGCAAAAAGCCTACGTTTCGCCAATGTATCACGCGATCCAAGGCTTTCTTCGGAACTTTTACCATTTCAAATGCGTGTTTTAGAATGGATGAAACgaagagaagaagagaaattCCTAACCTCAAATGATTTACCACCTCTATGGTACCATTGCAAAAGTCTTTTTGATGATCGAATGGTTTACGTTAATCATGTTTACGGCTATATGACATTttcgaaagaaaaaacatatttgcTTGCGTCCGGTGATATACGTGGAGGCATTTTAGCCGATGAAATGGGCATGGGAAAAACTTTGGAAGTCTTAGGATTAGTTTTGCATCATCAGTTGCCAATTTCTTTGACTGATACTTGTACTTTCGATCAGGTCGTCGGAAAAAATGTAAAGTATTCCAAGGCCACCCTAATAATTACGCCTTCTACAATTCTCGATCAATGGTTATCTGAGATAGATTTGCATGTGCCATCATTGAAAGTATTCCATTACCAAGGAATCCGAAAATCCAATGGTTTGAAATCagctaaaatttttttggattgtGATATAGTGGTAACATCTTATTCTGATTTACGGTTTGAGCTATTGTACACTGAATCTCATTCCAGGACCTTAAGACATGAAAAGCGACATGTTTCTCCAAAGTCTCCATTGATTGATGTATGTTGGTGGAGAATTTGTGTTGATGAAGCTCAGATGGTTGAAACTTCACAGAGTAATGTCGCACAAATGATTTATCGCATACCTCGTGTCAATTGTTGGACTGTAAGTGGAACTCCCGTACGTAGTGAAGTTGATGACCTTTTTGgccttttatttcttcttcgCTACTCCCCTATGTATttatacaaaaaacaaGCTTGGATGCAAATTATAGAGAAGAAACGTGTTCGTGAATTTTGCGATCTGTTTGGCTCCCTTGTATGCAGACATTCTAAACAGGAcgttgaagaagaattaaaattacCTCCTCAACATCGAATCTGCATGACTACAAGACTTAGTGTAGTAGAAGAAACGAACTACCAGGATTTATTATCAGAGGCGGCCAAGTCTTTGCACTTTTTCAAAGACAGAAATTTGGATTTGTGTGACGAAGAATCTATGAGGCGTTGGTTGGTTCGTTTACGACAGGCATGTTGCCATCCGCAGGTTGGATTTGGTAACAAATCCGCATTTGGAGGTGGACCCATGAAAAGCATTAATGATGTATTAGTTTTTATGTTGGAACAAACAAACTCTACATTCTCCTCGTTAAACAGGAAGCTTTATTCCGATAAGATTATTGTTGGTCAAATATATGATCATATTAAAGACTATAATAAAGCATTGGCTATTTGGTCTGAAGTCAGAATACCTGTCGAGCTCGCTGTCAAAGAATTAGAAAATGTTATTTACAACTCTAAATATGAGGACCATGGTAAAAATTTACCgattaattattttggTTTGGATCATTTCATTCATCTGCGTGTTTGGTATGTTCTATTGCATaaaatatacttttttataGCAAGCgcttatttttctttaaaaaacgaaaagtttgaaaatgaattttatttgctCGCGCAGGATTTAAGAAGGAAGATTATGAGTGATGTGATTATCAAAACCAGCAAGCACCTTGAAGAGTTTtcagaaaaatttattccaAAGAAACTTGTCAAAATACCACGATTACAGAAATCTTACGCAAAAGGTCTCATAACCGGACATGGTATAATTGAAGACTATAATAGACTTTATAAAGAGTTGAATGATCAAAAGGAGGTGCTTATAAAATTTAGAGATCGGCTTATCCATTTGATGAAACTTCCACTTCTGGATCAAGAATCGGATCCGACCGGCGATGAATACGAAGAATCATTGAATGCGCAATCAGAGATATCCTATTGTATTGATGTTTACCGTCAAATGCTTTCAGATCGAGTAGCGGCAGTCAGCGGTACTATTAATACCTTTGTGTCTCATGAAACAGAACTTGAGAAATACAAACTTATAGAgagtataaaaaaatcggAGAAATCGTTAGACAAGCAGGCTGAAGAACgtgataaaaaatatttgctttACTTTGAGGAAAGGGAAGAAGCAAGGCCAAAAGCAGATCAATACGGatcattaataaatatagtTTCAAGACTGTTAGATGCATCAAATAGATCCACCTCAAGTTTTGAAACTTCTAAAAACATGGAAGAATATGAACGGATTGATGCAATGGCAAAGGAGCAATCTAGAATTTGccaaaaattggaaaaagaattgagtATAATTCAGTTGACTTATAATTCAAGGATTGAGTACTATAAACAGCTGCAGGAAATTTCTGACTCTTTGATGCCTCCTCCCGTTTCAAATATCAGTTTAAACAATTACGTTAAAGACgacgaaaaaaaacaaaaatttttgaactCTGTTATAATTAAAGCTTCGgtgattttggaaaaagaaatttcagaaAAGCAGGACGAAGCAAGTCAAACAACAAACGTAGCAGAACTCGtcaatcaaaaaatatccGAAATGAATATACCTGGACATATCCATCTGCTGCGAGAGCtagaagaggaaaaaagcAATACCCAACGTAAAATTGCTCACTTCGAATCAAGGAGAAGGTATTTAACAAACCTATATGAACATATTGTCCTTAAAGCTGAATCTCATCAGATTTGTATAATTTGTCGTGATATAATTAAGCAAGGTTTTATAACAACTTGTGGTAAGTATTTGTTGGATCGTTTATCTAGTTAACTTGTTAGGCCATTTGTACTGtagtttttgtttggaaGCGTGGTTGAAGCATAGTTCGTCGTGTCCAATGTGCAAAACcaaattgaacaaaaataatgctTACTATATTGGCGAAAGTAGGGATATATACTCTCGTCAAGAGTTTGTCACTGGTTTCAACAAACGAGACGAAAGGCTTGAAATTCTCGACGATGAAGCATACAGGCAAATTTCTAATATGGAGTTAAAGGAGTCATTTGGATCAAAAATTGACACAATATCTAAACATCTTTTGGTAAGCAACATTTGTATTTAGAGTGGATCTAACTTTAGTATTTGAAACATAACGAACTTTATCCTAAAGTTGTTGTATTCTCTCAATGGCTTGATGTTTTGGATGTTTTGCACAAGTCATTTGAAGCGAATGGTATCGTCTTCATACGTTTTGATGGAAAGTCAAAGAACACTTGCCTAAAAAGGTTTAAAGAAGAACGTAGCTTACAAGTACTTACTTTACATGCAAGATCGCAATCGTATGTTTAAACTgtttaattatttgttCTAATCTTCATTAGATCTGGTTTGACGTTAACAAATGCCACTCACGTTTTCATGTGTACGTCGATATCTGTATTAACAAGTTTTAACATTGACAGGTGAACCATTACTAAATAGTGGAATTGAAATGCAAGCAATTTCACGCGTTCATCGAATTGGGCAAACTCGTCCGACGTTTGTTTACTACTACATTGTGGAAGATACTGTTGAAGGTcatattttaaatctttCATTGACCAAACATGAGCAGCTTGACAAACTAGGTTTGGATGTACCGCTAGTTGGTAATATCAATCGCACTACTGAAGCTAGCAGCGGCGGAGAACAAGTTGATGCCGcagaaattaaagattgTCTTAAAATGGCTTTAAAGCGGCTCACCACAGAGGATTCATGaacatgaaaaaattgattttagaGAATGATGCTGATAGGTCAGGTTTAAACAGAATAAACGGCAATACTGTACTACTTATTGGTGACAGTGATGTATGGTTAATCCTGAAGTACCCCTTCGCTCAATACTGTTCAATTATTCATCTGTTATTAAAGCAAAGCACGAAGCATTAGTTGGTTTTCACTGGTTAGATTGTGCAAAC
This portion of the Schizosaccharomyces pombe strain 972h- genome assembly, chromosome: I genome encodes:
- the irc20 gene encoding ATP-dependent DNA helicase; amino-acid sequence: MDRTKRRKIEKEASLLNERNNLLESDFANCYRAFQHQLKLDQQIWRGPEDELNRLKSTIYPVVFWVDGSEKLHAYSFTQRKISLAKNLIPLFSVDLNKDTYSALKAPLKIWSKLWEDNRRLKKIIKYTSYVTVKGSELILSFGISILDSFLAPQDAILSSGSSSSYTALLDYTFLPSEDEEYSCLDINTALFYDCARKLAKSLRFANVSRDPRLSSELLPFQMRVLEWMKRREEEKFLTSNDLPPLWYHCKSLFDDRMVYVNHVYGYMTFSKEKTYLLASGDIRGGILADEMGMGKTLEVLGLVLHHQLPISLTDTCTFDQVVGKNVKYSKATLIITPSTILDQWLSEIDLHVPSLKVFHYQGIRKSNGLKSAKIFLDCDIVVTSYSDLRFELLYTESHSRTLRHEKRHVSPKSPLIDVCWWRICVDEAQMVETSQSNVAQMIYRIPRVNCWTVSGTPVRSEVDDLFGLLFLLRYSPMYLYKKQAWMQIIEKKRVREFCDLFGSLVCRHSKQDVEEELKLPPQHRICMTTRLSVVEETNYQDLLSEAAKSLHFFKDRNLDLCDEESMRRWLVRLRQACCHPQVGFGNKSAFGGGPMKSINDVLVFMLEQTNSTFSSLNRKLYSDKIIVGQIYDHIKDYNKALAIWSEVRIPVELAVKELENVIYNSKYEDHGKNLPINYFGLDHFIHLRVWYVLLHKIYFFIASAYFSLKNEKFENEFYLLAQDLRRKIMSDVIIKTSKHLEEFSEKFIPKKLVKIPRLQKSYAKGLITGHGIIEDYNRLYKELNDQKEVLIKFRDRLIHLMKLPLLDQESDPTGDEYEESLNAQSEISYCIDVYRQMLSDRVAAVSGTINTFVSHETELEKYKLIESIKKSEKSLDKQAEERDKKYLLYFEEREEARPKADQYGSLINIVSRLLDASNRSTSSFETSKNMEEYERIDAMAKEQSRICQKLEKELSIIQLTYNSRIEYYKQLQEISDSLMPPPVSNISLNNYVKDDEKKQKFLNSVIIKASVILEKEISEKQDEASQTTNVAELVNQKISEMNIPGHIHLLRELEEEKSNTQRKIAHFESRRRYLTNLYEHIVLKAESHQICIICRDIIKQGFITTCGHLYCSFCLEAWLKHSSSCPMCKTKLNKNNAYYIGESRDIYSRQEFVTGFNKRDERLEILDDEAYRQISNMELKESFGSKIDTISKHLLYLKHNELYPKVVVFSQWLDVLDVLHKSFEANGIVFIRFDGKSKNTCLKRFKEERSLQVLTLHARSQSSGLTLTNATHVFMCEPLLNSGIEMQAISRVHRIGQTRPTFVYYYIVEDTVEGHILNLSLTKHEQLDKLGLDVPLVGNINRTTEASSGGEQVDAAEIKDCLKMALKRLTTEDS